A window of Fragaria vesca subsp. vesca linkage group LG7, FraVesHawaii_1.0, whole genome shotgun sequence contains these coding sequences:
- the LOC101314127 gene encoding annexin D3-like produces the protein MATLRVPEAVPSPEQDCERLHKAFEGFGTDEEAVIWVLGHRNASQRREIRDTYQRLYNKSLIDVLHSELSGDFRDAVIMWTYDPPERDAKLARDALKQKKKGIKQLKVLVEIACASSPHHLMAVRQVYGSLFECSLEEDIASNLSLPLRKLLVGLVSSYRYDRELVDSGIASSEALKLHEAIKTKQLDHNHVVSILSTRNIFQLRETFECYKQNYGTSIDQDIKNCGAGDLESLLTLVITCIDTPEKQFAQVINESVVGLGTDEESLNRAIVSRAEIDMIKIREEYSTLFKTSLEDDVKGDTSGDYKDFLLTLLGARF, from the exons ATGGCCACTCTTAGAGTACCAGAAGCTGTTCCTTCTCCTGAACAAGACTGTGAGAGACTCCACAAAGCCTTTGAAG GATTTGGAACGGATGAGGAGGCTGTGATATGGGTACTGGGACATAGGAATGCAAGTCAAAGGAGAGAAATCAGAGACACTTATCAACGCCTTTACAATAAGTCCCTCATTGATGTTCTCCATTCTGAACTCTCTGGAGATTTTAGG GATGCAGTAATTATGTGGACATATGATCCTCCTGAAAGGGATGCTAAACTGGCAAGAGACGCACTGAAGCAGAAGAAGAAAGGCATAAAACAACTGAAAGTGCTAGTTGAGATAGCATGTGCATCATCTCCTCACCACTTGATGGCAGTGAGGCAGGTCTATGGTTCACTTTTTGAATGCTCACTTGAGGAGGACATTGCATCCAATCTTTCCCTCCCCCTCAGAAAG CTTCTAGTGGGTTTAGTGAGCTCATACAGGTATGACAGAGAGCTAGTGGATTCCGGCATTGCCAGTTCAGAGGCACTGAAGCTACATGAAGCCATCAAGACAAAGCAGTTAGATCACAATCATGTTGTTTCCATACTCAGCACAAGGAATATATTTCAGCTTAGAGAAACCTTTGAGTGTTACAAGCAAAACTATGGAACTTCCATTGACCAG GACATTAAAAATTGTGGCGCTGGTGATTTGGAATCTCTCTTGACCTTGGTAATTACTTGCATTGATACACCAGAGAAACAATTTGCACAG GTCATTAATGAGTCTGTGGTTGGGCTCGGGACGGATGAAGAGTCTCTGAATAGAGCCATTGTAAGCCGAGCTGAGATTGACATGATCAAAATCAGAGAGGAGTATTCCACACTTTTCAAAACCAGCCTGGAAGATGATGTTAAGGGTGACACATCCGGAGACTACAAAGACTTCCTGCTGACCCTGCTGGGAGCAAGATTCTGA